In Gemmatimonadota bacterium, one DNA window encodes the following:
- a CDS encoding NAD(P)/FAD-dependent oxidoreductase: MTSADPADITIIGGGPTGLFASFYAGMRGASVRIIDSLPELGGQLMALYPEKYIYDVGGLPRILAKDLARSMEEQGLQFGAEVRLEEEVLSLESAPDGFTLTTTGGVYPTRAVIIAGGKGAFAPRHLGCPGYHELLGKGVAYHVRDPETYRGRKILIVGGGDSALDWTLGLLDVAEELTLIHRREGFRAHRASVRRMEDAVGGGRMVLRTFHELRAVHGTGSVEGATIFDNRSDEDTRLEVDAVVALLGFKPDLGPIGEWGLDLERNSIKVDQHMETNVAGIFAAGDIAYYEGKLELIATGYAEAATAVNYAVHHYDPTSRIAAGHSTNLKVFKEREAEEERREIEAEEAAAAG, from the coding sequence GTGACTTCTGCCGACCCGGCGGACATCACCATCATCGGGGGCGGGCCGACAGGCCTGTTCGCGTCGTTCTATGCGGGCATGCGCGGGGCGAGCGTGCGCATCATCGACTCGCTTCCCGAGTTGGGCGGCCAGCTCATGGCGCTCTATCCGGAGAAGTACATCTACGACGTGGGCGGGTTGCCGCGGATCCTGGCCAAGGATCTGGCGCGGAGCATGGAGGAGCAGGGGCTCCAGTTCGGGGCCGAGGTGAGGCTGGAGGAGGAGGTGCTGAGCCTGGAGAGCGCGCCCGACGGGTTCACGCTGACCACCACCGGGGGCGTCTATCCCACTCGCGCGGTGATCATCGCGGGCGGGAAGGGCGCGTTCGCCCCGCGCCACCTCGGCTGTCCCGGCTACCACGAGTTGTTGGGGAAGGGCGTCGCGTATCACGTGCGCGATCCCGAAACCTACCGCGGGCGGAAGATTCTCATCGTCGGCGGAGGCGACAGCGCGCTGGACTGGACGCTGGGCCTTCTGGACGTTGCCGAAGAGCTGACGTTGATCCACCGTCGCGAGGGCTTCAGGGCGCACCGCGCTTCCGTCCGCCGGATGGAAGACGCGGTCGGCGGCGGCCGCATGGTGCTGCGCACCTTCCACGAGCTGCGCGCGGTGCACGGGACGGGGTCGGTCGAGGGGGCGACCATCTTCGACAACCGCAGCGACGAGGATACCCGGCTGGAGGTCGACGCCGTGGTCGCGCTGCTGGGCTTCAAGCCGGACCTGGGCCCCATCGGCGAGTGGGGGCTCGACCTGGAGCGCAACTCCATCAAGGTCGACCAGCACATGGAGACCAACGTGGCCGGCATCTTCGCGGCTGGCGACATCGCGTACTACGAGGGCAAGCTGGAGCTCATCGCCACCGGGTACGCCGAGGCGGCTACCGCGGTCAACTACGCCGTCCACCACTACGATCCCACGTCCCGCATCGCGGCCGGCCACTCTACGAACCTCAAGGTCTTCAAGGAGCGCGAGGCGGAGGAGGAGCGGCGCGAGATAGAGGCCGAGGAGGCCGCCGCGGCGGGCTGA
- a CDS encoding ferritin-like domain-containing protein, whose amino-acid sequence MTDTKRPESKERLIEGLNEDLANEWAAVISYLLRAQTVRGPHRPVLSGFFDGEVGDELGHARFLARKIDALGGHPTHEPAAIAVGGGPKAMLEAALSEERATVARYEIRIAQARDAGESALALELETLLTDEAGHVDELAAILDGWEA is encoded by the coding sequence ATGACGGATACGAAGCGGCCGGAGAGCAAGGAGAGGCTCATCGAAGGGCTCAACGAGGATCTCGCCAACGAGTGGGCGGCGGTGATCTCCTACCTGCTCAGAGCGCAGACCGTGCGCGGCCCGCACCGTCCGGTCCTGTCGGGCTTTTTCGACGGCGAGGTGGGGGACGAGTTGGGGCACGCGCGCTTCCTCGCACGCAAGATCGACGCTCTTGGCGGGCACCCCACGCACGAGCCGGCGGCGATCGCCGTAGGCGGCGGCCCGAAGGCGATGCTGGAGGCGGCGCTGAGCGAGGAGCGCGCGACCGTGGCGCGCTACGAGATCCGGATCGCGCAGGCGAGAGACGCCGGTGAGTCGGCCCTCGCGCTCGAGCTGGAAACCCTCCTGACCGACGAGGCCGGTCACGTCGACGAGCTGGCGGCGATCCTGGACGGCTGGGAGGCCTGA